One window of Chloroflexota bacterium genomic DNA carries:
- a CDS encoding aminotransferase class I/II-fold pyridoxal phosphate-dependent enzyme: MTPISNLRPADRMSNFPPYFFHGLNQKLATLKAKGVDIIRMDMGSPDLPPAPFVVEALKRSADDPTHHGYMPFGGTPNYREGWAQFYGRRFGVELDPNTELVGLLGSKEGVFNLAQAYVNPGDVVLVPDPGYAPYSTGAKFAGGEVVYMPMLAENNFLPNLRSIPTETLRRTKIMWLNYPNNPTGATATLEFFAEAIELARKHGFILAHDAPYMEIAYDGYRPPSILQFPNAKEVCVEFNSMSKTYNMGGWRVGVACGNADIINALATLKTNVDAGSFQPILDASAAALTGDQSWLIERNETYRQRRDLVVATLREAGLTVNTPAAAIYVWARLPGKQSEADERDYADALLEATGVSVTPGTVFGPSGAGYIRLSLGTPTERLKEAMERVVGWSGSRVVG; encoded by the coding sequence ATGACTCCAATCTCCAATCTCCGCCCGGCGGATCGGATGAGCAACTTTCCGCCGTACTTCTTTCACGGCCTCAACCAGAAGCTGGCAACGCTCAAGGCCAAAGGCGTGGACATCATCCGCATGGACATGGGTTCGCCCGACCTGCCGCCCGCGCCTTTCGTCGTCGAAGCCCTGAAACGCTCGGCGGACGACCCGACTCATCACGGCTACATGCCTTTCGGCGGCACGCCCAACTACCGCGAAGGCTGGGCGCAGTTTTATGGCCGGCGCTTCGGCGTCGAACTCGACCCCAACACTGAGTTAGTCGGCCTGCTTGGCTCGAAAGAAGGCGTGTTCAATCTGGCTCAGGCTTACGTGAATCCGGGCGACGTAGTTCTGGTCCCCGACCCCGGCTACGCGCCTTACAGCACCGGGGCCAAATTTGCCGGCGGCGAAGTCGTTTACATGCCGATGCTGGCCGAGAACAATTTTCTGCCCAACCTGAGATCGATTCCAACTGAGACTCTGCGCCGCACAAAAATTATGTGGCTCAACTATCCCAACAACCCCACCGGGGCGACGGCCACGTTGGAATTTTTCGCCGAGGCCATCGAACTGGCCCGCAAGCACGGCTTCATCCTGGCTCACGACGCGCCCTACATGGAAATCGCCTACGACGGTTACCGCCCGCCCAGCATCTTACAGTTTCCAAATGCCAAAGAGGTCTGCGTCGAATTCAACTCCATGTCTAAGACTTACAACATGGGCGGCTGGCGCGTCGGCGTGGCTTGTGGCAACGCCGACATCATCAATGCCCTGGCGACGTTGAAGACCAACGTGGACGCCGGATCATTTCAGCCGATTCTGGACGCCTCTGCCGCCGCCCTGACCGGCGATCAATCGTGGCTGATCGAGCGCAACGAAACTTACCGCCAACGGCGCGACCTGGTGGTGGCAACCTTGCGCGAGGCCGGCTTGACGGTGAACACGCCTGCCGCCGCCATTTACGTCTGGGCGCGATTGCCCGGCAAGCAAAGCGAGGCCGATGAACGCGATTACGCCGACGCCCTGCTGGAAGCGACGGGTGTGAGCGTGACGCCCGGCACGGTCTTTGGGCCGAGCGGCGCGGGCTACATTCGCCTCTCGCTTGGCACGCCGACAGAGCGATTGAAGGAAGCGATGGAGCGGGTGGTCGGGTGGTCGGGTAGTCGGGTAGTCGGGTAG
- a CDS encoding Uma2 family endonuclease yields the protein MEAVALIASDKPETQKLVTAEEAAQLSTVNRRFELVKGICIDMSPAGGVHGVVANTIGSILRDHARKRQLGVVTAAETGFILARDPDTVRGADAAFISKERIPAEGVPVSFWPLAPDLAVEVVSPGDSPDEVQEKVEEYLAAGTRMVWVVYPKRQSVAVYRSLRDVKILRGDEALSGEDVLAGFECKVSEVFE from the coding sequence ATGGAAGCTGTTGCATTGATTGCATCCGACAAACCGGAAACTCAAAAGCTGGTGACAGCCGAGGAGGCGGCGCAACTCTCCACCGTCAATCGGCGCTTCGAACTGGTGAAAGGAATTTGTATTGATATGTCTCCTGCAGGCGGGGTGCACGGCGTTGTTGCCAACACAATCGGCTCGATTCTGCGTGACCACGCCAGAAAGAGGCAGCTTGGCGTCGTTACTGCCGCCGAAACCGGCTTCATCCTGGCGCGTGACCCTGACACGGTGCGCGGCGCAGACGCCGCATTTATTTCAAAGGAGCGCATCCCGGCTGAGGGTGTGCCGGTGAGTTTCTGGCCCCTCGCTCCCGACCTGGCCGTCGAGGTTGTCTCTCCGGGCGACAGCCCGGACGAAGTTCAGGAAAAAGTGGAGGAGTACCTCGCGGCCGGGACGCGGATGGTATGGGTGGTGTACCCAAAGCGCCAGAGCGTGGCCGTCTATCGTTCCCTGCGCGACGTGAAAATTTTGCGCGGCGACGAGGCCCTCTCCGGGGAAGACGTGCTAGCCGGGTTCGAGTGCAAGGTGAGCGAGGTTTTTGAGTGA